From Cardiocondyla obscurior isolate alpha-2009 linkage group LG09, Cobs3.1, whole genome shotgun sequence, one genomic window encodes:
- the Ktl gene encoding BTB/POZ domain-containing protein KCTD16 translates to MGDQEQQETMPSVVELNVGGVFYTTALTTLTRESDSHLAALFTGKSTVEKDAKGKYFLDRDGVLFRYVLDFLRNQALVLPEGFRERERLKQEANFYGLPGLEKAILDNTDSGGQAGSATGKRTPGYITVGYRGSFAFGREGLADVKFRKLSKILVCGRVALCRDVFGETLNESRDPDHGLSDRYTSRFFLKHSVIEQAFDMLQEQGFKLAGSCGSGTAGSNSEQLKPGVDSEESRWSHYNEFVFVRD, encoded by the coding sequence ATGGGGGACCAGGAGCAACAGGAAACGATGCCAAGCGTGGTAGAATTGAACGTGGGCGGCGTCTTCTACACCACTGCTTTGACTACGCTTACTCGCGAAAGCGATTCGCACTTGGCCGCACTCTTCACTGGCAAATCCACCGTAGAAAAAGATGCCAAAGGTAAATACTTCCTGGACCGCGACGGCGTGCTTTTTCGTTACGTATTAGACTTCCTGCGTAATCAGGCGCTCGTTTTACCCGAGGGCTTTCGCGAACGAGAAAGGCTCAAACAGGAGGCGAATTTCTACGGCCTGCCCGGTTTAGAGAAGGCAATCTTGGATAATACCGATTCTGGCGGACAAGCTGGAAGCGCGACTGGCAAACGCACGCCAGGATACATCACCGTCGGTTATCGAGGCAGCTTTGCCTTTGGTCGTGAAGGTCTGGCCGACGTCAAGTTCCGCAAGCTCTCGAAGATCCTCGTGTGCGGCCGCGTGGCACTTTGCCGAGATGTATTCGGCGAGACGTTAAACGAAAGTCGGGATCCCGATCACGGCCTGTCTGATCGCTACACGTCGCGCTTCTTCCTGAAGCACAGCGTCATCGAGCAAGCTTTCGATATGTTGCAAGAGCAAGGATTCAAGCTAGCAGGTAGCTGCGGCTCAGGCACCGCTGGGAGCAACTCGGAACAACTAAAGCCCGGAGTAGATTCCGAGGAGAGTCGCTGGAGTCATTATAATGAGTTTGTCTTTGTGCGTGATTGA